AACGTCCACTTGCTTCCTTCCTTCCTCACGACCGGTCCGCAATGATAGATGACTCCCTCGCGGAGCAAATCGTCGAGAAAATGAGGCCGCTCTTCCACCATCAGTTTGTGTCCGGCGTCCCGCGCGAGGACGACGATCCCGCTCAAGAGGACCGTGTCCCCCGCCTTCAGCTCGCGGATCTTCTTCTCCGGGATCGGGATTTCAAGCCTCAGCATAGACCGCCTCTCCGTTTCTCAACGTCATCTCCTTGCGCCGGCACGCCCAGCACATATAGGAAACGGCGACATAGAATGTGGCCGGATGACGGTGCTGCTTAGCGGCGAACACGCCGAGCACCGTCGTCTTTCCGCCGAACCCCATCGGACCGATCCCGAGCTTGTTCAGATCGGCGTGAAGCTCCTTCTCGAAGGCGTCGAGGATCGGATCCTCGTTCTTCGACCCGAGGCGGCGGAAGAACTGCTCCTTCGAGAGAAGATAAGAGGTCGAGCGATCTCCGCCGATCCCGATCCCGACGACGCCCGGGGCGCATCCCATTCCCTGCGCTTTGAACACGGCGTCGAGCACGACCTTCCGCACCCCCTTGAGGTCGCGGCCGGCTCCGAGCGCGCCCTCCGGGAGCTTGTACTGCGTCCCGACGTTCTCGCTTCCGCCCCCCTTCAGCATCAGCCTCACCAAGGTCTCGCTCTTCTCCCACGCCTTGAACGACGCGTACGGGGCGTTCGTCCCGATGTTGGTCCCCGAGTTCTTCCCGGTCACGGGATCGACCGCGTTCGGCCGAAGAAGGACCTCCTTCGTCGCCTTCTCCGCGGCGGTCTCGATCGCCTTCCGGAAAGCGATCGTGTCCGCCCCCACCGGGTGATGGACATAGAAGACGAGAGAGCCCGTGTCTTGGCAAATCGGGGTCGCGTTCTCGCGCGCCATCCGAACGTTGTCGAGAATCGCCGCGAAGGTGTTCGCCGCCGTGCCTCCCGGCGGCTCCATCTTCTCCGCGCCCCGAAGCGCCTTCTCCACGTCCGAGGGAAGGTCGGTGGAGGCGCTCCGGATCAGCGTGAAGAGCTGTTCGACCAGTTTGTCGTTCATGCACCACCTCTGTCGGAAGAAACGAAACACATCTTCCGTCGAAACGAGAAATCGCGCGGGCCTTCGGCGAGCGGGAGAGGCCGGCGGGGCGTCTCCCCGCCCGACGCGGGCGGGATCGTCCTACGGGATGAGCTTGCGTTCCTTCGCCGACTTCAGAAGTTCGTCGCGGAACTGAGGAGCCGCGATGCCGATGAGAGCCTCCGCCCGCTCCCGGAGGTTCTTCCCGAAGAGCTGCGCGACCCCGTACTCGGTGACGACGTAGTGAACATCGGCCCGGCTCGTCACGACGCCGGCCCCCATCTGCAGGAAGGGCGTGATCCGGGAACGCTCGCCGTTCTTCGCCGTGGCCGGGAGCGCGATGATCGGCTTTCCGTTCTTCGAGCGGGCCGCCCCGCGGATGAAGTCGACCTGTCCCCCGAAACCCGAGTACACCTTCCAGCCGATCGAGTCGGAACAAACCTGGCCGGTGAGATCCACCTCGATCGCCGAGTTGATCGCCACGAGGTTATCGTTCTGGCTGATGATGAAGGGGTCGTTCACGTACTCGACCGGGTGCGCCTCGATGAACGGGTTGTTGTCGAGGTATTCGTAGAGCTCTTGGCTCCCGAGCGCGAACGTGATGATGACCTTGCCCGGATGGAGCGTCTTCTTGGCGCCCGTCACGATCCCGCTCTGGATGGCGCGCATCGCCCCGTCGGAGATCATCTCGGTATGGATGCCGAGGTCGGCGACCCCTTCCATCGAGGCGTAGACCGCATCCGGAATCCCCCCGATCCCCATCTGGATCGTCGATCCGCTGTCGATGAGGCGCACGATGTGTCTGCCGATCGAGAGCTCGACGTCCGTCGACGGTTTCGATTTCAAATTGGGGAGAGGACG
This window of the Candidatus Eisenbacteria bacterium genome carries:
- a CDS encoding fumarate hydratase; translation: MNDKLVEQLFTLIRSASTDLPSDVEKALRGAEKMEPPGGTAANTFAAILDNVRMARENATPICQDTGSLVFYVHHPVGADTIAFRKAIETAAEKATKEVLLRPNAVDPVTGKNSGTNIGTNAPYASFKAWEKSETLVRLMLKGGGSENVGTQYKLPEGALGAGRDLKGVRKVVLDAVFKAQGMGCAPGVVGIGIGGDRSTSYLLSKEQFFRRLGSKNEDPILDAFEKELHADLNKLGIGPMGFGGKTTVLGVFAAKQHRHPATFYVAVSYMCWACRRKEMTLRNGEAVYAEA
- a CDS encoding acetyl-CoA hydrolase/transferase family protein → MNWLDDYKSKLCSATDAAKLVKSGNRVYYGGNAAIPISLVEALAERYEELENVQLNHVLLLGEDPLSRPEMEGHFRHNSLFVGPADRKAVNEGRADYMPIFLYMIPRLFREGIVPLDIAMVQVSPPDLHGFMSLGVETLATKTACQHAKKVVVEVNDRMPRILGDSFIHVRQTHGIVEVSRPLPNLKSKPSTDVELSIGRHIVRLIDSGSTIQMGIGGIPDAVYASMEGVADLGIHTEMISDGAMRAIQSGIVTGAKKTLHPGKVIITFALGSQELYEYLDNNPFIEAHPVEYVNDPFIISQNDNLVAINSAIEVDLTGQVCSDSIGWKVYSGFGGQVDFIRGAARSKNGKPIIALPATAKNGERSRITPFLQMGAGVVTSRADVHYVVTEYGVAQLFGKNLRERAEALIGIAAPQFRDELLKSAKERKLIP